The DNA segment GGCACTTGAGGAACCCACAATCCCATTTTTCCTGCTGGAAAAGCGCACATACTGCCCTCAAAATCAGTATCCAAGAATGGCAGCACATCATTTTCCCCAGTCTGAAATTTCGACGGGTCGAATTATTTTCACAACTAAGTGCAAATTCGTGAAGAAATTAGTTTAAATTTCCATTAGATGATTATGAAAAGGGACAGCAAAGCAAACCTTACAGAAACCATAAGGAAGAGGAGGAGAATCAAGAAAGTCTTCCACATGCCATCCAGGAAGAGTTTCCATCAAATATTCCGATATGCTACTAGTTGAAATTGACCCACTCAAGTCCCCTCCACACATAAAAGGGACATGACTTTTAGCACAATATTCTGGTGCAACCACGGGTGTGCTTGGGACTGTTGTACGCTTCTCAGTGAAAGGTGAGCCAGGGGTTGGTTGTGCAGAAACAGGCTTATTTTTGGATTCTTTGGGATTGTCTTTTGGATCAGAATTTGAAACCTTGTGGGCTATGGCAGAATATTCTGACGAAGATGGTGACTCGGAATAAAGGGTAGACGTTGCAGAAAGCTTTACACCTGTGAGTAGAAATCTGGTGTGCTTCTGAGTGAGCTCGTTTGCTTTGTGTACTGATATATCACACTCTTTGCACAAAATTGCTCGATCTTGCTGACAAAACAAGAAAGCCCTTCTCTCCTGTAAACAGAACAACGATGTTAACTCAACCCAAAAACGGAAGAAAAATAATCATGGCAAATCAAGAAAAATGGTGGTGGAAAGGAAGGAGGAGGAAAAGATATGGATTTTGCAATACCTGACAAATATCACAGAGGGGAACTTGTTTCGGGTGGTGGAGTGAGAAGCGGTGGTGTTTTCCGGCGAGTTTGTTGGCATGGTGGACACGGTGGTCGCAGGCGGCGCAGAGCGCGGCTTCATCCGCCACGCAGAAGACTGATGCTTCATCTTTATCACACACATCACATTGAATCTTCATTTGGatgatttttgaattatttttgctTTGATTTCAAGATCGTTTCTTTTTTTTCCCCCGGGGATGAGATTGGAAGGTACAGGTGAAAGCCAGGAGGGATGGTGATGGAATGGAGCTGGAAttacttaatttatttaaaaaagattctcagaaaataaaaataatattattattatgcaATTGTATTTCAGATTGTTTGAAAGATGCATTCACTTTTAGATTAGTGTTTTTGTGATACGGttttacgaatttttatctatgagatAGTCAATCAtattgatattcacaataaaaaataatactcgtagcataaaaagtaatactttttcatagatactCAACTAAGagaatactcttagcataaaaattaatattttttcatgattgacataaataagagatacgtctcacaaaatacgacacgtgagatcgtctcacacaaatttttgcctaacTTTTAATACTTATAATCTTTTAAGTTTGTTTGGTAAAATTTcctaatttgttttaaaaaattctttCTCTAACATTTTACTTGTCTAAAATATCATTacatattttcttaaatttatatgctctacaaattttgaaaaattcttaacttaaaaattttatttttatcaaatttattttaacaaattaaaaatattattaaatattttttcccaaaaagtATCCATTTTcctaaattataaatataaaattttatttttttaaaataggtttaatgttaaataatatgTCAATcaacattatatattatatatatatttaaaaatggcATATTTTAATTCTTCAATTACCTTTACCCTCTGTCaccataataataaataaataaaaaccagTTCTCATACATTtgaaatcatatttctttttccttttaacAGAATAAATCGATAGGGAATAGTTTAATTATATATAGTGGATTCATAAAATGATGCCCTTAGACAATTAAATTCTTTATAGAANGCCAACTTTAtaagttatttttttagaaaacatatttaattaGCCGAGCTTTGtataaaatattattctatgaatttttaaaattcaatgattttgtttaaaaaaaaaaaagaaaaaagaaaaagaagctaTTTAATGTTTTCTGCATGTTCTCATAAGGCCATCttcaaccacaaaatctattttagtgcaaattttacactaaaatagtTCGATTActgcaccaaatacaacatcAATCTCCAACtaatttacttcaaatcttacatgaattaatgtttttcaatttattgtattatactaaaattatttaaattatatgaattaatgtttttcaatttatttatgaattgtaTTGTCATATTACttttttgcatttgcattaaattatattaattataaatcatcaaatcaaattagtctttaattattaataattaacataaataaataaatattttaaaaatcaacaattattaatttttaatttttatgattaaatatttaattattaaaataataaaataaatataatactattattaatttttatgattaaatatctaattattaaaataataaaataaatattatactattatttaaataatatttataaattttaataaaaatatttataataaatacaaataaaaaatttaaaaaaattaaaaaaataggacCTCTGCACAAATTTGACGCAGAGGAATGAGGTTGCGCTATATTGGAAGAAAGTCCGTTGCACCAAAATGGTGTAAAAGCAACCTTGGAGATGGCTTACTTGCCAAATCAAAAGGTCGTGTTGAAAATTTCCAATTGTGTTggcatattaaaaaaaatgtatgtttCTAGTAAAATTTCATCtcttcatgaattttttttaaaaattgttgtgATTGTGACCACTTCGTTGCGCAGAACGAGTAGCATTAtgcttttcaaattatttattagtAATTAATCGAATTAAAAAGTGACCCATAcgagtttaaataatttaatcttAGTGCcactttctttttaaaaaaaaataaaaaaattatacagatCTGTCCAAACCCTGGTTGATTACATCCTACATGTAGGGGCACTACTCCCATGATAGAATCAATGACTCAAA comes from the Primulina huaijiensis isolate GDHJ02 chromosome 8, ASM1229523v2, whole genome shotgun sequence genome and includes:
- the LOC140982262 gene encoding B-box zinc finger protein 21-like; this translates as MKIQCDVCDKDEASVFCVADEAALCAACDHRVHHANKLAGKHHRFSLHHPKQVPLCDICQERRAFLFCQQDRAILCKECDISVHKANELTQKHTRFLLTGVKLSATSTLYSESPSSSEYSAIAHKVSNSDPKDNPKESKNKPVSAQPTPGSPFTEKRTTVPSTPVVAPEYCAKSHVPFMCGGDLSGSISTSSISEYLMETLPGWHVEDFLDSPPLPYGFCKTGENDVLPFLDTDFEGSMCAFPAGKMGLWVPQVPQSLHQTQCQSIDISFGAANGNGLKSQATEFTKNSIKASRKWNEDNCFAVPQISTPSATYKRHKTFW